The DNA region CTGACCAGTGCGGGATACATGCCCTTAAAACCGTCGATTATCACAGGGCACCTCCGGTCTTTTCGTAAAGTTCGCGGGATAGCGATTCGATTTCTGTGCGTTCAACCAGTGTCTCTAAGAGATGTTGCGGCAAACCCGCTGTGCCGTGATACAAACCGCTCAGGGTACCGGCAATGGCAGCAAATGTATCGACATCTCCACCCGTGAGTAGCGCGCGCTCAACTGTGGGGATAAATTCTCCTTCTGAGCGCAAGAATGCCTCTAAAGCCACGACAATTGTGGCCTGGGCTTCGCTTGGAATGGCCTTTTCTCGCGCAGCTTCGGGCATCTTTACCATGGCTGCCCACGCATCTTCCTCGTTCATTGTCAGCAATGTCCCCACCTGTGCGATCAACTCGCCTGTGGATTCGCAAATCGGTCTGGCCGACCACTCGGCTACGTCCAGCACCTCACTTCCGTCCAGCGGGCGATGTGTTACGAGATGCCCCACCACATGGGCCATTGCGACTGCAGGTGCAACCGCGCGTGGGTCCTGGTGCGTCACATGGCTCGCTGCAATTGCATCGTCCAGGATATTTTCACCGGTTGCCCAGTGCCACAAGCCCACTGGCGCGATTTTCATGACCGCCCCGTTGGAGGGGTGGTTTTTCGATGCGGCTTCGGACCACGCCAGGCCCTGATCGAGACGTTCCAGGGTCTCCTTAAAAGCCCTGCCATACATTTGCAGGAGTCCCTCGCGCCACATCGCCAAAAATCGATTGCTCAGGTCTTCGGGATCGACCTTTTCACACGCTATAATTGACTCAACGAGGACGAGGGTCTGCTGGGTATCGTCTGTATATTCTCCAGCCGGTCGGGTCAGCACGCCTTCCCGATTGATTCGCCCTCGATAGTGGTCTGTCAATCCCTCTACTGCTTTGATCCGATCCCGGTCCCATCCCTCACAAAAACAGCCCAGAGAATCGCCTATTGCGCCGCCCAGTAGAGCACCTACAAACATATCTTCGACCTCGATGTCCTCTATTTCGTCGTCCCAATAATCAGCCATAATTCAAACCTCAAGTTTAATCGGTGAAAAAATACAAGAGCCTCTATTGTGCATCTACGATATTGCGAAATGCTCGAATGTGATCGGGCGTTGTGCCGCAACATCCGCCTATCAAGAATCCACCGGCGTCCAACAAGTCTTCGACGTGTTGCGCCATGTCTTCTGGTCCTTGCGAATACGATGCCTGTTTGGTGACTTTGTCCAGGGAGGGTAAGCCCGCATTGGGATAGGCCATCAAGCGCTTGTTTTCAATGCCGCGATCCCCAAGTGCTTTTTGCATCTGCACTGTGCCCTCAATTGCATAGGGCATGCCCGTGTGGTCTGTATTGCGCGTTTCTGCGCCACAGTTCAAGCCCAGGAGTTGCACATCGCCGAGTAGATTATCGCCGTCTGAAAATTCGCCACTTGCCAAAATGTCCAGTAGGTCGCTGGGTGAAACCCCCCAGTCCGTGCGATAGATCAATTCGCCCGTTTTGCGATCCTTTGTGAATTTATACGTCATATTCACGGCGATGGGCAAGCCCGTTTGTCGCGCAATGTCAACGGCGATTGCCGCTTCTTTGGCGGAAAACTGCGTTTCTATGACAAAAAAATCGACGCCGCCTTTGACCATGGCAGAGATCACGCGCTCGTGGGCCGATCGCACATCTACATTGGGGATGCCAAAAACCGTATCGCCGGCATCGGCTTCGATAGCACCGGGGGAGGGACCGATGGAGCCACCCACATAAACATCCTTCCCGCTTTCTTCAACGGCTTGCCGGGCGTGTTGGACAGCTAATTCTGTCAGGTGCTCGGCATCATCCTCATCGGCGTCGGCCATCTCGAGATGCAGGGGGGATACCACAAATGTGTTTGTGCCAATGGCATTTGCACCCGCATCGATATACGCGCGATGCACTGCTACAACCTCTTTGGGATGCGATAGACTGGCGATGGAACTGTTTGCCAGATTTACCCCGTGTGCAAATAATTGAGACCCAAATCCGCCGTCATACACCATTGGCTGGTCATCTGCGAGGCGTTCTGCAAAAGACTTCATACTGTCATCCTCTTAAATTGACACCCTTCGACAAATACATCAAAAAAATCTGGCTTTGTCTCCAGTTCCACATGCTCAATCCGCTTCACAAGGCGTTCTAAGCTATCGCGTCGTTTCCGCGAGAGCAATACTTCTCTCGCGCCCAATATCGCGGCATTTCCCACCTTTTCGATGCGTTCTTGTGGCACGGGTGCGAGAAAACCGATGTCAATCGCATTTTGCACATTGACGTAATTGGCAAATCCGCCAGATAGATAAAGTCGATGGATCTGGTCGGGTGTGATGCCAAATTCGCGCATGACAAGTAACTGCCCACAGTAATTTGCGGCCTTGGCCTGAGCCAGATTGCTCGCATCTTCGCGCGATAGCGCAATGCCGTGTTCGGGCACTACAATCATTTCATATTGCTTGCGGTCGGCAAATACGCCCTTTTCTGTCATCAAATCATGCCGCCGAAGTTCGGCCAACAAATCGATCAGTCCAGAGCCGCACAACCCCTGGGGGGCGCCGTTGCCGATTACGCGGTAATTGAACTGGCCATTTTCCCACGCCATGGATTCGATCGCCCCATCTTGTCCGGGCATGCCACAGGCGATACCGCCGCCTTCAAATGCGGGTCCCGCCGGACAAGAAGCTGCCACCAACCTGTCTCGGTTGCCCACTACGACTTCGGTATTGGTGCCCACATCGACGAGCATGAATATCTCGTCTTGAGCGCCCATTTCTACGGCCAGCATATCCGCTGCGACATCGCCGCCCACATGGCTTGCAATAAGGGGCATGCCATATACCCGCGCTTTGGGATTTGCCCGAATGCCCAACCGCCTGCTGCTTTCATAAAGGGCGGTTGTTTTTCGCTCTCCGGCCAGATATTCGTGTTCTATTTGAGATTTATAGGGCTTTTGTCCAATACTCTGCACATCGAGCCTGAAAAACATATCTCTCATGGTGGCATTGCCAGCGACGACAATTTCGTAAATTTCTTGTCGCTCAAAATCCAATTTTTCACATAGTACGAGAATTTCGTGGTTGATCGCATTTACCAGTGCCTTCCACAGCTCATTTGGATATTCGCCATCATAGGAAATGCGATACATGATATCGCTGCCGCCAAAACGCTGGGGATTTTCATAAGATGCAATCGCAATACTCTCACCAGATTCCAGATCTACGAGATCCATCACAATTGTCGTGGTGCCCACATCAATTGCCAGCCCATAGATGTGTCCCCGAAAGCGATCGATGTCTTCTCCGTCGTAGAATACCCGATCGCCACGGCGTGTTACCACGGGATCACGATCAATTTCCTTTTCCTGGCTCAAGGTCAAAATTTGAGGTTCGCGGCGCAGGGGCACAAATTCAACTTCTGCATCTAAATCTACGACTTCGGCCTGACAGGCCAGTCGGTAATTATCTTTTAAGAAGGCTTCAGCTTCGGTTTTGGGGCACAGGCTCTCTTCACCTTTTGCAATTTCTACCACGCATTCATGGCATATCCCCGATCGAAAACACGACGTTGGAACCTGAACGGCCAGATCGTCGGCATAATCAAATATCGTCTTTCGCGCTTCGAGTTGTTGCACCTTGCCCATGTGTGTAATTGTGCCCGTTCCCTTTTTTCGGCGACGACTTTTTTGGGCTTTGAGCGCGGTCTTCATCTCACGATAGGCATCTGGCTCTGTTTCCCAGGCCGTGCGATAGTCGAGGTTATCGTTGCTGGCACATTGAAAAAGCGCCCGGTTGGGCGCTGGTTTTCGCTGGAATTTACAGCCAAATTTGGCGGTGCACTCGTTGTCCTTGTTTTTGTAGGGACAGCGCATTTGCGCCTGTTCGTCGGCATGCTGGACAATATCTGAAAAAATTTCAGACATGCGGTCCAGCCGCTTTTGATAGGCTTCTCGATCTATTTTTTCACGCTCACTCATTCTCCTCCTCCCACTCCTTCAACAATTGTACAGCCAGTTCCACGCAGTCCAGGGCGTTTTCACCATATCCATCCGCCCCCATGTCGTCGGCAAATTCCTGTGTCACAGGGGCACCGCCCACCATGATTTTCACATCGTCTCGCAAGTCTTCGTCGATAAATGCTTCAATTGTCTTGCCCATATTCGGCATTGTCGTGGTCAACAGTGCGGACATGCCGAGCAATTTGGCTTCGTGTTCTTCCACGGCATCCATAAATTCGTCTTCGGATGTATCCACGCCGAGGTCGTGTACGACAAACCCGGCACCGCGCAACATCATGATACACAAATTTTTGCCAATATCGTGCAAATCGCCTTTTACCGTGCCCATAATGACCGTGCCTACCGGCTCGACGCCCGAGGCTGACAAGATGGGTTCAATATGCGCCATTCCAGCTTTCATTGCCCGGGCGCACGCGAGGACTTCGGGTACAAAAATAAAATTTTCTCGAAATTTAATTCCCACAATGCCCATGCCGGCGATCAACCCATCGTCCATAATTTCCAGCGCACCTACGCCTGCATTTAGGGCTTCGCGCGTCAATTGATCGACATCGTGGTGCGCGCCATCGATCAATGAAGCGGCAATCGCCTGCATCTCGGGACTCGCGTTTGCGAACAGATCGATATTGCGTTGTATCTCATCGGGGCGTTCTAAAAATTCTTCTATTTCCTCTTTGATAAACTCATTTTGAACATCGGATAATTCAGCCATTAACGCTCTCTGCCTCCGCATGCCAATCCACGACTGCTTTTGGGATTTCTTTCAGATTTTCGATTGATGTTTGCAAGGGAATCGCACATTCAGGCCCCACCAGATGTACTCCTGCACTCAGGTTTTTATACACTTCTTCTTTTACTGTTTCCGGCTCTTTTGAAAATAGCGTTTCCGGATTGTTGATATTGCCGACCAGCGCGATTCGTTCTTTTACAATATCGATTGACTCATCTGGATCGTTTTTGGAGTCGTAGTGAAATGCCGCCATGCCCGTTTGCGCGATGTATTCCATCCGATCAACGGTGCGTCCGCATATATGCAAAATTAGCGGAATGGGTATGCGATCGGCAAATTCGATGTGCAATTCGCGCAAATACCGGTCGTAATAATCGCCGCTGACCAGATCCCCCGTTGCGTGATCGGGCAGGGTCAAGGCATCAGCTCCCGCTTCGATTTGCGCTACGCCAAATGCGACGGTTACTTCTTTTAATTTGTCCAGAATTTGCCGCGTGTGATCCGGGTCGTCCAATGATAGGAGCAAAAAATCCTCTACGCCAAAGCAGTGATACGCCAGAGACCAGGGTCCCATTGTCTTACCGATAATCGCCACTTCATCGCCGTATTCTTTTCGCAATATGCCAATCGCGTCCAGCACGCATTTTGTATCGGGATGGGTCAATAAGTTCGATGGGATTTCAATATCATCTACCTTGTGCCAGATCGGTTCTCTCATTTGCACTGTGGGCCAGTTGTCTTTTTGTTCCCACTGGATTTTGCACCCGAGTGCGGATGATTCCTGGATGATTGTAAATACGGGCATGATCGTGTCAAAACCCAGTTCGGTATAGCTCGTTGCCGCCAGCCGTGCCATGAGTTCTGGTTCGCGATTTGCCTGCGGAAATGGCGCATCGACGAGATCCATCAATTCTACGGTTGCAACCGAAGTCGGGTTACAGGTCGGTGTGCGATCCACAGGCGCCCGATTGAGTGCGGCCAATACGCGGTCGCGCGGTTTCATTGGTTTTGTTGTCTGGTCGTTCATATGTGACTCCCGTTCCTAATTTTGCGCGCTCGGGGCTGCGAGCACGCCCCGGCTGGCAGCCTGTTCCAATTCTCGCATGACGGATCGCACATTGGGGGCGCGTACGAGTAGGACACCTATGAGGGGGTCGTGTGTCATGCCGCAATCAAAGCGCACCTGGTCTTCTTCCACTTGTTCCAATTCGCCCAGTTTTGCAAGCCCTCCGGCCACCAATCGAATGCGCCGGTCTGCGCCTTTTTCATCGCTATCAGCCGTGATTTTGTATGCGCCATTAGATTGGGGCGTTGCGGAAATGTGCAATCCCGATTTTTTGTCCAGGATGGTCAACGGACGCATAGATACGTCGTCATCCATGCCGAGTTTGCACGCTTCTAGGAATAGTCGCTTCACAGAGAGCAGATGTGTGGCGCCACACGGAAAGCGCAATAATCCCTCGCCTGCGTCTTCCATGCCTCCCAGGACGCGCATTGCATGGTTCACGGAGTCAATACGCGCTTGTGCCCCGTCTATCTGGCTGTATGTGTGAACGCGAAAAGTCGTGCCCTGTGCGTTTTCTTGACGGTATAGCCCAATTGTGATGTCGTGAAAATGGACATCCATTGGCACCAATTCTATTCGCCGACCTATGTCTAATGTCTGTCCCATGAGAATCCTTCCTCTTACCTATCAAGCACATATCGACGCACGGCTTTGGCAAATCCATCGTTTTCAATGTGGTCGGTTTGTAGAATATTTTCCCCGGCCACTGCGCGATGGGTTGCTGCATCTGCGTTGTGCATCAATACACCGGTTCCGGCTGCGCGCAACATGGGCAGATCATTATTGCCATCGCCCACAGCCATCACCTCATCGAGGCTGCCGCCAATGTGGTTGGCTATCGCTGTGAGTGCCGCGCCTTTGTTCACATCCGGGTGCATGATTTCGATGCGACCCGCCACGGCCCAGGCCATGTAAATTTGATCGCCGAATATATTTTTTAATTCATCAACTGTTTCATCGGCATGTCCGGGTTCGGGCAAGAGCATTATTTTGGGGGGCGAGGCCAATTCTTTTGTGCGTACTCGCTGCGCGAGGTCGGCATCGACTTCATAGACCATATTGGTCATTGTGGCTACCGCGCGGCTCATTTTTGTCATGCGGTCGGTGATATAAACTTCGCAGGGCCCCTCATTATTCATGTCGCAACGACAATATACAAAATTCATGAGCCGGTCATCGGCATATTGGACCAGCGATGAGAATATGTCATCGGGCAAACACTGTTCGTGCATGAGTTGGCGTGTGCCATTTATTTTGGGAGCAAAAACCATTGCGCCATTATAACATCCGGCATAGAGGGCGTCGGCCACGCTGGGGTTGCTTACAAACGGAATTTGGTTGCGTTCGAAATTGCGCCCACTCATAGACGCTACAGCTACGCCGCGATCCAATAAATCGCAAATCGCCGCCATCGAAGCATCCGATGGGGTGTTGTTGTGATTTAAGATCGTTCCATCCAGATCAAATGCCACAAGTCTGATCACTGCATCTCCTCTAATCAACCAGGGGCAATCGAACGGTTCCGCCGCGCTCTGCCGAGCGATGAACCGCTTCGGTAAATTCCATATATCTCATGCCTTCGTAAAAGCTGGTATCGCCCTGAGGCCCACCCTTGATGGCATTGATAAAATCTGCTTCGACAGTCCATTCTGCGGCTTCATCTTCGGGGATGGGAATTTGTTGCGGTCGTCGATCACCCGTTTTTGCACCGCGGATTTGCGTTCCCATGTCGTAAGTCAATGTGCCTTCGCTGCCATAAGCTTCAACGACGGAGCTTCCGCCAAATTGCGCGACGCCCGAAAACAGAAATGCCGCACGCGCACCATTTTCCATTTTGCCTATGACATGCGCCATATCAGGTGTTTCAACCGGTCCAGTACCAGACCCATCGGGTAGAGGTCGCTCTCTGGTAAAAATTTCGGTTTCTGCCGTTATGGTTGACATATAGCCAAATACGCGTGCGACGCGCTCGACGGTAATGCCCATTCCCAGGATATTCAGACCGGAATACCGGCGCATTTGTCGCCAGTGCAATGGCTCTTCGATATCCCAATAACGCCCGCCCAGATCGCGGACATATACGTGGAAGATATCGCCCAAATACCCTTCATCTATGAGCCGCCTCAAGAAACGCCCGCCTTTCCAGGGCGGTGCTGGACAAATTTGGGTTACGAGATTTGTTTCCCGACTTCTGGCATACATCAATCGGGCTTCGCGCAAGTTCATTGCCATGCGCGCCTGTACAAAGGTGTGTTTGCCCGCGTCTAAGGACGCGAGGACGAATTCACAGTGTTTGTACGGCCAGGTGCCGATCATTATGGCATCGATATCGTCCCGGTGTAACAGGGTCTGTGGGTCTGTCATGGCCTCGGCTGATAAGCCCTGTTCGGCTATGACCTTTTCACCGCTTTCTATGCTGCGGTTGCATATTGCCACGACTTCGGCGTCGTCAATTTTTGCCAGTCCCGGAAAATGTCGGCTCCGAAAAATACCACCCGCACCAATGATGCCAATGCGAATTTTATCTGCCATTTTTTACCTCGCTGTGTTGTCGTTGTTTTCCCCAATGTTCAGGGGTATAGAAACTGTAGTGCGAATGTATCACAGTTTTTGTCAATTAGCAAACAAATCGGTCACGGCAACGCTGCCATTAATCATTCCTGTTTTCGCTTTTCGCCAAACTGGCACAGACCAGTTCTTTGTCATTTCGGGCGAACACATGTTTATAGGCAAACGCAGGATGTGACCACGTGACACCACCTCTGCGGTTCAACTGGTCGCGCGTCGGTTCGATCAGTTTCGCGCGGCTGATGATATTCAGCCCGTCCGGCGAAAGCGTTGTAATCAGGAGTTCGCCGCGCTCATTAAACATCCAGACCTTATCGCCATTTTGGATAAAATGGATGTTGCTCCAGCGCGCTTTCGGAACCGCGGTGAGGTCTTCCCAAATCCGGTCGCCGTTGCGGGCATCGAGACAGCGGAGTTCCCCATAGCTATCCACACCGTAAATGTAATCGCCGAGTCGGATCGGGGTTGACATCGTGGAATGGAGCGCGTCTGTGTTCCGTTCATTTCTACCCTTACGGTGCCAGCCGAATTGCATTATCGGCTTATCTGGATTCAGTTTCAGCAGCAATGAGCCTTCAAAGAAATCAGTGATAAACAATTCATTTTGGTAAAAAACGGGACTTGCGATCCCGATCTCCATGCGAGTCGGGGGAAACGGATGGCGCCAATGCGTGCTGCCTGTCTGCGGGTTGAGCCCAGCGATATTTCTACCTGTCCAACAGACGAGCACCCGCTCGCCCCCCTGTGTAATCACAATTGGAGCTGAATAAGATGCGTTGTCTTCAAGGGCTTTCCATTTTTCGGCTCCGGTTTTGTGATCGAAAGCGACGATGCACGCTCCGGGCGTGCCGCCGATTTGGACGATGAGGTGTGAACCCTCGACAATCGGCGCGCTCGCAATCCCCCAGGTTGGCATCTCAATATTGTATTCGGCGTTGAGGTCTTTTTTCCACTTCAACGTGCCGGTTGCAGCATCAAAGCAGTGGAGATGCCCCATCGCCCCTAAGGCGTAAGCGAGTCCGTCATGAATGATAACATTGGCTCGAGGCCCGGCGGTATAGTCAATTCGGTATTCACAATCGTAGGTGAAGGACCAGATCAATTCACCTGTTTCCCAGTCGAAACAGTGAACACGTTCGACCTGTTTCGGTTTCGCGAGACGGTCAGTAACGTAAACGCGCCCGTCAGCGACGCTCGGGCCGCTATAGCCGCTGCCGATTGGTACTCGCCAACGAATCGGGATCTCCGGTCCGTCAAATGCCTCCAATATCCCGGTTTCGCTCCAAACACCGTCCCGGTGCGGTCCCCGCCACTGCGGCCATTCATCGGCTAAAATCGAAGAGAGGGGGACAAGCACAGCGAGCAGCATTAGTTTCAATAGGATTCGGTTCATGGTTAATCTTGTCCTTTTTTAAAACGCAAATTTTTGACCCGGTTTCCCGTTAGCCTGAACCCTGTAACCCGTCCCGCATCGTTTCGCGTAAAATAAACTTCTGGAAAAAACCACGCATCCCCGACGAAATGATCGTCGTTACAGGTTAGCGATATGTCGTCATGCCGTCTGTGTTGCGCCACGAGCCGGTCTCCTCGCACACCAATGGTATAGGTGGTATCGAGTTCTTCAGTGTAATAATCGCCTTCGAATTTTGACAACTGTTCTGGTGATAGGGGTTCGGTCTCGTTGCTTTCAGAGGGTTGCTTATCCGGCTCGAGTGCCTCGGGCGCAAGGGCATCAGCGAGATAGATATCAGCGATCTTTTTCGCCAAATTAAGCGGATTAAAGGTCTCCAGATTGCACAGTATGACAATGCCAAATTTCTGATCCGGAAAGCGTATGAGATGGCTGCGAAATCCCCGCCATGATCCGCCGTGTCCGGCCGTTTTCAGTGCTCTGTACTCGCCGATGTCCAATCCGAAGGCGTAACTGATCTGTTTCCCATTATTGAGAACCCCTCGCTGATGCATCTGCTCAACCACTGCCTGTCCGCCTATCTGTGCATCGTCAAAGTTCAGAATCCACTTTGATAGATCTTCTACTGTTGAATAGAGCGAACTCGAACCGAGAGCGGTTAAATTGTTCACGGCATTCTTGAATTCACCGTCTTTCACGGACAAATAGGAATACGCCCGGTTCTTTACAATCATCTCGTGGTCATCGTGAAAGTGGGTGCTGGTCATGGCGAGGGGCTTAAAGATGTTGGCGTCTGTCCATTCGCG from Gemmatimonadota bacterium includes:
- a CDS encoding Gfo/Idh/MocA family oxidoreductase, which codes for MADKIRIGIIGAGGIFRSRHFPGLAKIDDAEVVAICNRSIESGEKVIAEQGLSAEAMTDPQTLLHRDDIDAIMIGTWPYKHCEFVLASLDAGKHTFVQARMAMNLREARLMYARSRETNLVTQICPAPPWKGGRFLRRLIDEGYLGDIFHVYVRDLGGRYWDIEEPLHWRQMRRYSGLNILGMGITVERVARVFGYMSTITAETEIFTRERPLPDGSGTGPVETPDMAHVIGKMENGARAAFLFSGVAQFGGSSVVEAYGSEGTLTYDMGTQIRGAKTGDRRPQQIPIPEDEAAEWTVEADFINAIKGGPQGDTSFYEGMRYMEFTEAVHRSAERGGTVRLPLVD
- a CDS encoding cobalamin-binding protein, producing MQAIAASLIDGAHHDVDQLTREALNAGVGALEIMDDGLIAGMGIVGIKFRENFIFVPEVLACARAMKAGMAHIEPILSASGVEPVGTVIMGTVKGDLHDIGKNLCIMMLRGAGFVVHDLGVDTSEDEFMDAVEEHEAKLLGMSALLTTTMPNMGKTIEAFIDEDLRDDVKIMVGGAPVTQEFADDMGADGYGENALDCVELAVQLLKEWEEENE
- a CDS encoding MtaA/CmuA family methyltransferase; its protein translation is MKPRDRVLAALNRAPVDRTPTCNPTSVATVELMDLVDAPFPQANREPELMARLAATSYTELGFDTIMPVFTIIQESSALGCKIQWEQKDNWPTVQMREPIWHKVDDIEIPSNLLTHPDTKCVLDAIGILRKEYGDEVAIIGKTMGPWSLAYHCFGVEDFLLLSLDDPDHTRQILDKLKEVTVAFGVAQIEAGADALTLPDHATGDLVSGDYYDRYLRELHIEFADRIPIPLILHICGRTVDRMEYIAQTGMAAFHYDSKNDPDESIDIVKERIALVGNINNPETLFSKEPETVKEEVYKNLSAGVHLVGPECAIPLQTSIENLKEIPKAVVDWHAEAESVNG
- a CDS encoding homocysteine S-methyltransferase family protein, producing MKSFAERLADDQPMVYDGGFGSQLFAHGVNLANSSIASLSHPKEVVAVHRAYIDAGANAIGTNTFVVSPLHLEMADADEDDAEHLTELAVQHARQAVEESGKDVYVGGSIGPSPGAIEADAGDTVFGIPNVDVRSAHERVISAMVKGGVDFFVIETQFSAKEAAIAVDIARQTGLPIAVNMTYKFTKDRKTGELIYRTDWGVSPSDLLDILASGEFSDGDNLLGDVQLLGLNCGAETRNTDHTGMPYAIEGTVQMQKALGDRGIENKRLMAYPNAGLPSLDKVTKQASYSQGPEDMAQHVEDLLDAGGFLIGGCCGTTPDHIRAFRNIVDAQ
- a CDS encoding PQQ-binding-like beta-propeller repeat protein; its protein translation is MLLAVLVPLSSILADEWPQWRGPHRDGVWSETGILEAFDGPEIPIRWRVPIGSGYSGPSVADGRVYVTDRLAKPKQVERVHCFDWETGELIWSFTYDCEYRIDYTAGPRANVIIHDGLAYALGAMGHLHCFDAATGTLKWKKDLNAEYNIEMPTWGIASAPIVEGSHLIVQIGGTPGACIVAFDHKTGAEKWKALEDNASYSAPIVITQGGERVLVCWTGRNIAGLNPQTGSTHWRHPFPPTRMEIGIASPVFYQNELFITDFFEGSLLLKLNPDKPIMQFGWHRKGRNERNTDALHSTMSTPIRLGDYIYGVDSYGELRCLDARNGDRIWEDLTAVPKARWSNIHFIQNGDKVWMFNERGELLITTLSPDGLNIISRAKLIEPTRDQLNRRGGVTWSHPAFAYKHVFARNDKELVCASLAKSENRND
- a CDS encoding beta-lactamase family protein, coding for MTNHESLEAKVDQVFAEWDKPDSPGAALSVIKDSEIIYKRGYGMANLEYDIPISPTTIFDIASVSKQFAGFAIATLLHEGKLSLDDDIRMHLPDVPDFGTKITIRHLVHHTSGLRDWVQALVIAGGEMDDVISFKHILKMVRRQKELNFEPGATFLYSNTGYNLLAEIVEKITGDSFREWTDANIFKPLAMTSTHFHDDHEMIVKNRAYSYLSVKDGEFKNAVNNLTALGSSSLYSTVEDLSKWILNFDDAQIGGQAVVEQMHQRGVLNNGKQISYAFGLDIGEYRALKTAGHGGSWRGFRSHLIRFPDQKFGIVILCNLETFNPLNLAKKIADIYLADALAPEALEPDKQPSESNETEPLSPEQLSKFEGDYYTEELDTTYTIGVRGDRLVAQHRRHDDISLTCNDDHFVGDAWFFPEVYFTRNDAGRVTGFRLTGNRVKNLRFKKGQD
- a CDS encoding DUF4445 domain-containing protein, with product MGKVQQLEARKTIFDYADDLAVQVPTSCFRSGICHECVVEIAKGEESLCPKTEAEAFLKDNYRLACQAEVVDLDAEVEFVPLRREPQILTLSQEKEIDRDPVVTRRGDRVFYDGEDIDRFRGHIYGLAIDVGTTTIVMDLVDLESGESIAIASYENPQRFGGSDIMYRISYDGEYPNELWKALVNAINHEILVLCEKLDFERQEIYEIVVAGNATMRDMFFRLDVQSIGQKPYKSQIEHEYLAGERKTTALYESSRRLGIRANPKARVYGMPLIASHVGGDVAADMLAVEMGAQDEIFMLVDVGTNTEVVVGNRDRLVAASCPAGPAFEGGGIACGMPGQDGAIESMAWENGQFNYRVIGNGAPQGLCGSGLIDLLAELRRHDLMTEKGVFADRKQYEMIVVPEHGIALSREDASNLAQAKAANYCGQLLVMREFGITPDQIHRLYLSGGFANYVNVQNAIDIGFLAPVPQERIEKVGNAAILGAREVLLSRKRRDSLERLVKRIEHVELETKPDFFDVFVEGCQFKRMTV
- a CDS encoding HAD family phosphatase, coding for MWNLPKRFIARQSAAEPFDCPWLIRGDAVIRLVAFDLDGTILNHNNTPSDASMAAICDLLDRGVAVASMSGRNFERNQIPFVSNPSVADALYAGCYNGAMVFAPKINGTRQLMHEQCLPDDIFSSLVQYADDRLMNFVYCRCDMNNEGPCEVYITDRMTKMSRAVATMTNMVYEVDADLAQRVRTKELASPPKIMLLPEPGHADETVDELKNIFGDQIYMAWAVAGRIEIMHPDVNKGAALTAIANHIGGSLDEVMAVGDGNNDLPMLRAAGTGVLMHNADAATHRAVAGENILQTDHIENDGFAKAVRRYVLDR